The following coding sequences are from one Dermacentor silvarum isolate Dsil-2018 chromosome 4, BIME_Dsil_1.4, whole genome shotgun sequence window:
- the LOC119449071 gene encoding uncharacterized protein LOC119449071, with translation MFFNEEGDDGPGVDRVKEEEEREQEQRDGNVKKKKPRVRIVMNDGQERTENADGCDEAETARKLADHSHSLHVAPGENRIPIALFLEEYAEELAFPTIYLGVPRKITGPCPTPFVKASSEIRRTDRRGATPEHVLYMAVKVMRYNVAEMTMTFRTNAATDSITREQLENGGQRFLDDRLDRDLGFMRGVPNTVQYWQERRKDLFAMIRQLGKPHAFLSMSASEVHWERLLETLERLRVGPEGTARVVAEMMAWERVELVNNDPVTCAIYTNRIFEVTMNVLRDKRCSSFRPYVVRDYFKRVEFQQRGSAHVHVILWLEDAPEDEELSGAEGAMPKTLEMVDALLTLDTSLLKRPRKQTHQHTHTCYKRGRTKCRFGAPFMSSGSTKGRILKHAETIRERERRKDLKAKYEEMHEALERGGDVASLDDFLRTFNVRSEEEYMDVLGAGVARPSYWTTTRVPRTLWSYVNKADRGMSNLKRAVSNILKENPNDDYEAVIRKLRVDMLKGVEMSAQEAAWFLLRQDMSHKSRDVVYIPTCFPEERVRVRKMREELYKLPAASTDVWKLNNVQKYEARQQPDELDDVCLADFASKYRMGQGGRYVPRDRPVVIRYRNYSPGDDVDSYIREQVLLYVPFRSDAIDVLDGNKYVKLYEDNKELIERKRKEYNPANDDVVVGELVGEYYAEMLRMRQEQEEQQQQREEQSDDSDVNEVVTAVSKQQQQEQQRQRAVDADVLPSDRLLRLIKETVTPSGAVRKRQGVMDRDAYLSMMRSTNAEQYELLREILHRQTTPGQPPLRVFFTGPAGCGKTFVPKLAMDVYNRCSGGGGDSVMEVDAPSTSSSALAPVTSSYNAYVIFASTGKAAVAVGGTTVHAAFKLVRSATTAGRQAARIGIMGDGGLSPSDLNTFRVAFRRVKCVIIDEVSMISADQLRAVDCRLRQITQRLNEPFGGLDVILCGDLRQLPPVRASEIYKRGRSADGLIGHTVVTWHHQDYFPLVRVVRQSDIGFSNVLTNIGDGRALEPDEVRLLESRFVTAAEAMERAPTAVRIFYSNNEVTRFNEAIAQAQGDGGYRTLRARDEFLGCKTPHLLENAKRRVERMVSSEFANLPREVLVVIGKPYRITSNIDVVDGLVNGAVGVLRMCEFEQGGEEEEGGERRARRLWLEFDVPGTGKLTRARANRAVREAKSNGCVIRSVTWVPIEMQSLTLTIDRKAGIAFKRTQFPLVQASAITVRKSQGGTYASVVYEYARTHPHKLVYVALSRYHTFYHREANPDKPMVDEFRRPESHHLHTVTQRYLAALKEQELSRVCEGGSREFTLALLNVRSLSAHALDVARNPVLGKVDLLCLTETGNNGTAAGSGCEDAVVRGYDAAACARAVATRRAGGVDVFLKRYLPFSEELRQQRQSSLLVLDRRVCPSVSGGLYDDGADDAVNE, from the exons ATGTTCTTTAACGAGGAAGGAGATGACGGGCCCGGGGTGGATCGCGtcaaagaagaggaagaacgagaaCAGGAACAACGAGACGGGAAcgtaaagaagaagaagccgcgcGTGCGCATTGTGATGAACGACGGACAAGAGAGAACGGAAAACGCCGATGGCTGTGACGAGGCCGAGACCGCTCGCAAGCTGGCGGATCACTCGCACAGTCTCCACGTTGCTCCGGGTGAGAATCGCATTCCGATCGCGCTCTTCCTGGAAGAGTACGCCGAAGAGCTCGCGTTCCCCACCATCTACCTGGGCGTGCCTCGCAAGATCACCGGACCGTGTCCCACGCCTTTCGTCAAGGCCAGCAGCGAGATCAGGCGGACCGATCGGCGCGGGGCGACTCCGGAACACGTCCTGTACATGGCCGTGAAGGTGATGCGCTACAACGTTGCCGAAATGACCATGACGTTCCGGACCAACGCGGCCACCGACTCGATCACGCGCGAGCAGCTTGAGAACGGCGGGCAGAGGTTCCTCGACGACAGGCTGGACCGCGACCTCGGTTTCATGCGCGGCGTTCCCAACACGGTTCAGTACTGGCAGGAGCGGCGCAAGGACCTCTTTGCCATGATCAGACAGCTGGGCAAGCCGCACGCGTTCCTGAGCATGTCTGCGTCCGAAGTGCACTGGGAGCGCCTTCTCGAGACTCTGGAGCGGCTACGAGTCGGACCCGAAGGTACGGCGCGCGTGGTCGCCGAGATGATGGCCTGGGAACGGGTGGAACTCGTCAACAACGATCCCGTGACGTGCGCAATCTACACCAACCGCATCTTCGAAGTGACCATGAACGTGCTCAGGGACAAGCGCTGCTCTTCGTTCAGGCCGTACGTTGTGCGAGACTACTTCAAGCGAGTCGAGTTTCAGCAGCGCGGCAGCGCGCACGTGCACGTCATTCTGTGGCTGGAAGACGCGCCCGAAGACGAGGAGCTCAGCGGAGCCGAAGGGGCCATGCCCAAGACGCTGGAGATGGTGGACGCGCTCCTGACGCTCGACACCTCTCTGCTCAAGCGGCCGCGCAAGCAGACGCACCAGCACACGCACACGTGCTACAAGCGCGGCCGAACAAAGTGCCGGTTCGGCGCTCCGTTCATGTCGAGCGGGTCCaccaagggccgtattctgaaac ACGCCGAGACCATTCGAGAACGGGAACGGCGAAAGGACCTCAAGGCAAAGTACGAAGAGATGCACGAGGCGCTGGAACGCGGGGGAGACGTTGCGAGCCTGGACGATTTTCTGCGCACCTTCAACGTTCGCTCCGAGGAAGAGTACATGGACGTTCTGGGCGCGGGCGTCGCGCGTCC ATCATACTGGACCACTACGCGTGTGCCTCGTACGTTGTGGAGCTACGTCAACAAGGCCGATCGCGGCATGTCCAACCTCAAGCGCGCCGTGTCCAACATCCTCAAGGAGAATCCCAACGACGACTACGAGGCCGTGATTCGCAAGCTCCGAGTGGACATGCTCAAGGGAGTTGAAATGTCCGCGCAGGAAGCGGCCTGGTTCCTGCTCAGGCAGGACATGTCTCACAAGAGCAGGGACGTTGTATACATTCCCACTTGCTTCCCCGAAGAGAGGGTGCGCGTGCGCAAGATGCGCGAAGAGCTGTACAAGCTCCCCGCCGCGTCCACCGACGTgtggaagctcaacaacgtgcaAAAGTACGAGGCCAGGCAGCAGCCCGATGAGCTCGACGATGTGTGTCTCGCCGACTTCGCCAGCAAGTACAGGATGGGCCAGGGCGGTCGGTACGTGCCCCGAGACAGGCCGGTGGTGATACGTTACCGCAACTACAGTCCCGGCGACGATGTGGACTCGTACATCCGCGAGCAGGTGTTGCTGTACGTGCCCTTTCGGAGCGATGCGATTGACGTTCTGGACGGCAACAAGTACGTGAAGCTGTACGAAGACAACAAGGAGCTGATCGAGCGCAAGCGCAAAGAGTACAACCCGGCCAACGATGACGTTGTGGTTGGAGAGTTGGTTGGCGAGTACTATGCCGAAATGCTGCGCATGCGCCAGGAAcaagaagaacaacaacaacagcgaGAAGAACAATCGGATGACAGTGACGTAAATGAAGTGGTGACGGCTGTCTctaagcagcaacaacaagagCAGCAACGGCAGCGGGCGGTTGACGCCGATGTTCTGCCGAGCGACCGCTTGCTTCGCTTGATAAAGGAGACGGTCACGCCGTCTGGCGCAGTACGCAAGCGGCAGGGCGTCATGGATCGAGACGCGTACCTCTCGATGATGCGCAGCACAAACGCCGAGCAGTACGAGTTGCTGCGCGAGATTCTCCATCGCCAGACCACTCCCGGCCAGCCTCCCCTGCGAGTGTTCTTCACCGGCCCCGCCGGTTGCGGCAAGACGTTCGTCCCCAAGCTCGCCATGGACGTGTACAACAGATgcagtggcggtggtggtgacTCGGTCATGGAAGTGGACGCGCCTTCGACTTCATCGTCTGCACTGGCACCGGTAACGTCATCGTACAACGCGTACGTCATCTTCGCCAGCACGGGCAAGGCCGCCGTTGCAGTTGGTGGCACCACCGTTCACGCCGCCTTCAAGCTCGTGCGCAGTGCCACTACCGCTGGCAGGCAGGCGGCTCGCATCGGCATCATGGGAGACGGCGGTCTGAGCCCCAGCGATCTCAACACGTTTCGAGTCGCGTTCCGCCGAGTCAAGTGCGTCATCATCGACGAGGTCAGCATGATTTCTGCCGATCAACTCAGAGCCGTTGACTGCCGTCTGCGCCAGATCACGCAGCGTCTGAACGAGCCCTTCGGAGGTTTGGACGTCATCCTCTGCGGCGACTTGCGTCAGCTACCGCCCGTGCGCGCGAGCGAAATCTACAAGCGGGGCCGCAGTGCGGACGGACTCATCGGACACACCGTGGTCACGTGGCATCATCAAGACTACTTTCCCCTCGTGCGAGTCGTTCGCCAGTCTGACATCGGCTTCTCCAACGTCCTCACAAATATTGGAGACGGCCGCGCGCTGGAACCGGACGAGGTGCGGCTGCTGGAATCGCGCTTCGTCACCGCCGCCGAAGCCATGGAACGCGCGCCCACTGCCGTGCGCATCTTCTACTCGAACAACGAGGTGACTCGCTTCAACGAGGCCATTGCGCAGGCGCAGGGAGACGGCGGGTACCGAACGCTGCGAGCTCGGGACGAGTTTCTCGGGTGCAAGACGCCGCACCTGCTGGAGAACGCCAAGCGCAGGGTGGAGCGGATGGTCAGCAGCGAGTTTGCAAACCTCCCGCGAGAAGTGTTGGTCGTGATCGGCAAGCCCTACAGGATCACCTCCAACATTGACGTTGTGGACGGTTTGGTCAACGGCGCCGTTGGAGTCTTGCGCATGTGCGAGTTTGAAcaaggaggagaagaagaagaaggaggagaAAGACGCGCGAGGCGTCTCTGGCTAGAGTTTGACGTGCCCGGCACCGGCAAGTTGACTCGCGCGCGCGCCAATCGCGCCGTGCGCGAGGCCAAGAGCAACGGCTGCGTCATCAGAAGCGTCACCTGGGtacccatcgaaatgcagtctcTCACGCTCACCATTGACCGCAAGGCCGGCATTGCCTTCAAGCGAACGCAGTTTCCCCTCGTCCAGGCCAGCGCCATTACGGTTCGCAAGTCTCAGGGGGGAACGTACGCCTCGGTCGTGTACGAGTACGCCAGGACGCACCCGCACAAGCTCGTCTACGTTGCGCTCTCGCGCT accacacCTTCTACCATCGAGAGGCCAACCCGGACAAGCCCATGGTGGACGAGTTTCGCAGGCCCGAGAGTCACCACCTGCACACCGTCACGCAACGATACCTCGCCGCGTTGAAAGAACAGGAACTGTCTCGAGTGTGCGAAGGTGGCTCCAGAGAGTTTACGCTCGCGCTCCTcaacgttcgctctctctccgccCACGCGCTGGACGTTGCCAGAAACCCCGTGCTCGGCAAAGTTGACCTCCTGTGTCTCACCGAGACTGGGAATAACGGCACTGCTGCCGGTAGTGGTTGTGAGGACGCTGTGGTTCGCGGGTACGACGctgctgcgtgcgcgcgcgccgttGCCACTCGCCGAGCGGGCGGTGTGGACGTGTTCCTCAAGCGATACCTGCCCTTCAGCGAAGAACTGCGACAGCAACGGCAGTCCTCGCTTCTCGTCCTCGATCGCCGCGTCTGCCCTAGTGTCAGTGGTGGTCTGTATGACGATGGTGCCGACGACGCCGTCAACGAGTAA
- the LOC125945065 gene encoding uncharacterized protein LOC125945065 yields MMQQHEIVDEAAVEKLQADPAATRALDGATQAAARARQFPQPDACFKHDFEAHSFGHSCKVCDRLWFDNNLSVIGNIKKDSSRLNALRVLWNEFGRGGPDDEHGDTIIAVCDDNPRLAPFKSYLVCTSCRESLVNGRVPSMSVSFGYRYPPRPAHLPDLNTVEERLISPRLPFISIRRLTRGNGQFGIKGQVVNVPIGVPSVVECLPRMVPEDVAIDVHVKRRLVSPATYKRGLVKRSNILA; encoded by the exons ATGATGCAGCAGCACGAAATCGTTGACGAAGCTGCTGTAGAGAAGCTGCAG gCTGATCCAGCTGCCACCCGCGCTCTCGATGGCGCCACgcaagcggcggcgcgcgctcggcagTTTCCGCAGCCGGACGCCTGTTTCAAGCACGACTTCGAGGCCCACAGCTTTGGTCACAGCTGCAAGGTTTGCGATCggttgtggttcgacaacaatcTGAGCGTGATAGGGAACATCAAGAAGGACTCGAGTCGCTTGAACGCGCTTCGGGTTCTTTGGAACGAGTTTGGAAGAGGAGGCCCCGACGACGAGCACGGCGACACCATCATCGCCGTCTGTGACGACAACCCTCGTCTGGCGCCGTTCAAGTCGTACCTGGTGTGTACCTCGTGCCGCGAGTCTCTGGTCAACGGGCGCGTCCCTTCGATGAGCGTGAGTTTCGGCTACCGTTACCCTCCTCGTCCGGCGCACCTTCCCGATCTGAACACGGTCGAAGAACGGCTCATCTCGCCTCGACTCCCCTTCATAAGCATCAGGCGCCTGACCCGAGGTAACGGCCAGTTTGGAATCAAGGGACAGGTGGTGAACGTTCCGATCGGCGTTCCCAGCGTTGTGGAGTGCCTTCCTCGCATGGTACCCGAGGACGTTGCGATCGACGTTCACGTCAAGCGGAGGTTGGTGAGTCCGGCAACGTACAAGCGCGGGTTGGTCAAGCGCAGCAACATTCTGGCTTGA